The DNA window AAATAAATAGGGAGATTAGAATTTTGTATAAGGAATCATTCTGatttgacctagtttgtttatacatacaaaaatattagagatataataatatatatttaaaaaataatataaactattttgaaattatagTTAAGATTTGATATAATCAACTTGCATTTTAATAgcttataaattaataaaactaacttATTTGTCCTTAGAAAAGTAAAAAACTTATCCTAAtatcaatttgtttttatttttgtttttctacacaacaacaaatttattaaattaattattggagagagaaaaaaaatcctGGAAATATGTTAATCAGTTAAAGAAACCTTAATCTTATTATATAAGAAGAACATTCATATCAACATTTGTTTTCACTTGTGAATTCGGCAAGTCCCCTTTATATACTTTTTGTGTGTTTTACCCGAATCGGGTAGAAATCGGGTCAGATCCATTTACACTTTTGTGTTTCACATAGACACAATTTGAGCCACCCAGATTTGATTCCATCTCCCTTGTTCCGAAATCGAATCTGGGATTTTCATCTTCAATCTTTTGGTAAGATATAAAccctttttatgtttttcttattctttttgttCCGATGGATCTGATGTAGTATTTCGATTATAGCATCTCAAAGTCTTGGATGATCAAATCCCATGTTAGAATTGTTTGTTGATTTCTAATATGCGATTGCATTGTTGATGTTAAAAGTGATGCTGGTTCTTGTTTTTGTACTTTGATTTTAATGAATTTGTTCTAGATCAGCTTCTAAATGTTCGATCTTGAATGCTTATGCTTTGAATATCAAATTGAATTCTGAATTGGGTTGTAGTTGCAGATTCAATACCTGATTTCAATAGAAGAGTGTTTTCTTGTTAGGAATTGAATAAACACATGTTTTTCTTAGATCTTAAAAggggtttttgtttgatttttgtttttagttAATTGAGAGATGAAATCCTGGGATGAAGATATCTTTGGAAGAAATATGGTGATGAAGAAGAACCCTCCATCACTTGTTGATCTCTGTATAAAGAAAGCAATAGATAATCTTAGGTATCTTGGGGACGTAGGAGAAACCGATATTCGTCTTCTAGATCCAATCCTATCTCACTGCACAAAGGAACAGTTGGCACACATTGAGGAATCAACCGTGGTATGATTTTATTCTATCATATcaacattttatcattttaagtgctcttatttttgtgaaatttgaGACATTTTTATGATTTTGCAGGGAAGGGATCTTAGCCAAGTGACCAACAGACTGTGGAAAAGATTCTATGAAACAGATTTCGGTGTAAAGAGTGTCAATCTTGTTATTGAAAGAATGCAAGAAAAGAAAGTATCTTTTAAGTGGCAAATGTTGTACGAGGTAATGAAAATTTACTTTCTATCTGCTTATCTTTTTCTAGGTTGTTGGGTTCTTATAAGATGTTTGTAAAATGTACAGGCAAAGAAAAGGGATATGGAGGAGGCTCAAGAGAAGTCATTCAATAGAATAAAGGAACTATACAAACAAGAAGTTGAACGTAAACAGAAAAGACAAGTCAAGATCTGTACAAAAGTTCCACCGAGTAGTAAAAGAAGCTTCTTTGGAGGTACCCTTTGATTCCTTCTTCCCACTCGTATGctatttatatatcatttagTTGATGTTTTATTGCTTCTAGGTGGATATGGTCCAAGCATAACTAACACGAAAAGCAACATATTGAAGAAGGCAAGAATAGAAGTTCTTAAAAGGTAACCAACCTAATCTAATGACATTAGAATGAAAAACAAGTTTTCATATGCAATTATATCTTTCTAagtcaatatattttttgtaacaGTCAAGAGGTGAAGAATTTAACAGCTTTGAAGAAGAATACAGTGCAAAAGCATAACTGGTATAAACAAAATCCTACTCGTGTTTTTGCTCATTTCTGGAGTTTCTTTTAAACATCTGTATTGTATTGTGTTAGCCTTCCTGCGAGAAAGCCACCCCTTAACCCTGGAAAGAGTTCCGGTTCAAGCTCAAATCACGGTGGACCGACAGGACGAAGATTCTAGAAGTCCTTACCCTtgtatatatatgaaagatGAGCGGAATGAACAAAGTTGAACCTGAAATCTGTGAAGATTCGCATATTTTCGTATCTTTCTATCTGAATTCATTATCAATGGAAACAGATTTCTCTGCATCTTTACAAATAAGACTATTTCCCTTTGTAAGActagttatatattttgtctttgtCAGCAAAGACTGATTTAAAGTTGCTTCATTGCTTGTGGTGG is part of the Impatiens glandulifera chromosome 1, dImpGla2.1, whole genome shotgun sequence genome and encodes:
- the LOC124920956 gene encoding uncharacterized protein LOC124920956 codes for the protein MKSWDEDIFGRNMVMKKNPPSLVDLCIKKAIDNLRYLGDVGETDIRLLDPILSHCTKEQLAHIEESTVGRDLSQVTNRLWKRFYETDFGVKSVNLVIERMQEKKVSFKWQMLYEAKKRDMEEAQEKSFNRIKELYKQEVERKQKRQVKICTKVPPSSKRSFFGGGYGPSITNTKSNILKKARIEVLKSQEVKNLTALKKNTVQKHNCLPARKPPLNPGKSSGSSSNHGGPTGRRF